The Xiphophorus couchianus chromosome 22, X_couchianus-1.0, whole genome shotgun sequence genome includes the window CTTTTTGCAAACTGAAGTCACTAAAATACGTTTTtgtctaaattattattattttgaatggGTTTTTGCTAGTTTTCTGTGATAAAATGTCCCTGGCTGAGCAGTCTCAGAAGTGGTTTCCAACCCATGTCCAAGCCACCGTTCTTCAGGCGTCCAGTTTACAGCCCAAAGGCAAAAATGGCACCAACGATGCCTACACCATCATCCAGCTGGGGAAGGAGAAGTACTCCACGTCGGTGGCAGAGAAGACGGCCGACCCGGTCTGGAGGGAAGAGGCGTCCTTCGAGCTGCCCGGTCTGCTTCTGGAGGGGAACCCCGAAGTGTACGTGCTGTCGCTCACAGTGATGCACCGCTCATTAGTGGGGATGGACAAATTCCTGGGCCAGAAGACGATCAACCTCAACGAAATGTTTGATAACAAGCAACGAAAGAAAACCGAGTGAGTACGACCTCTGATGTTGAAATGTTGGCTTCTCTTTAGCTGCTGGAGGATTCAGGTGCAACTAAGTGATACAagactaggcctgtcacgatagcaaattctgctgaacgattaattgtctcaaaaagtattgcgataatattgtttgaagacctttttacactgatttaatgtaaatgacgtaataatgcatgcgatttcctgccaaagatagatacactttattttcaaaagaacactaaacactggagctgataaacaaaataaacaaaacaaccaaaaacaaaaataaaagggattctcagtctccattaacaaaacacgcacttgaaaaaaaaactaaacaacataaagccaaagtggaaataaatactgcattcaaccaaaagagtgcagattatgaagtctgtatattatgttgtccttcagtaataattagatttaaatagagaaaatgggcacatcgactacctgatgcaatagttcacactacatgattttttgctcctatttttccccttacaacaatcttaaaacgttgatctttctaagattgtgtggtttgttacggtagatcatcgttgctgctccgatctaaatcaggggtttttccccgactgggagctttaactacacctgttgaatgtgacaggtagccaatcagaaagcgcggattctcctcagtgttttctgaggggaaattatgtcggggaatcccaaacagctgacacggcgcaacctgAAGTCCAGCGCacatcggagatgatatgtggaaacaacattaatgtttattcaacatgcaaagaatatagaaatgacaagaggaggagttggagcgaaattgctaccgcagttgataaacccggtaacttttcagctgttctttgttaacgtgacgtaaatagattataatgattttcagtcagtcaggactttacgctgacactagccacatgcattgcaggtagattgtagtaaagcattgattaatacctggttttaaaattagttaactgaacttgtaaccattattttgtgcccattgttggacaccacacggcaggaccgaacccgatcgaaccgttatacctaggatttctgtcggctaatgtgtggtctctcaggttttgaaaatgggccgacaatcggccgactgctctaagatcgtgtcttgcgctgggctttacactaaggaaatgaggaagggagggtcagtggagagcaccggagttgagccttttttccaTTCaatgtcattaacagaaagagaaaaaggccggaagagacgataatgccgataattaaaatgacgtcgatagttttaatttatcgtacgattaattgatttatcgtttatcgcgacaggcctatacAAGACTTTTTTAAACGATCGAGTACCAGAATCAACTCAACTGTACCGTCTGGGGTCGTCTTGTCTTCTGCAGCCCAGAGTGCCAGTTTATTAAAATTacaggttatttttattttttgagcacagtttgtaaaaatgtataaaacccTTAAGGGGGtggtattttgtgtttttctggcacacagtgccattttatagtagAATCAAGTAGCTGatgctaccttcagttgttataaaactgCTACCAGCCATTTGCAGCTATTGTACTTCATCACTTGAAGCGACTTCTGGCGCCAGAAGTATTGAACAGagcgactgaaattgtttttccagTTCATACAGAATAGATGAAACTAAAGAAACgctttgttgtgtttatttattgttaaaatggAGGAGTCGACATTCTACCTTGTTAAAAATAGAACGTAATGACTTAATTAGACTGTAAGAAGCGGCTCCGCCttgtgctgctggagctgcagagattcaagCCTTTCAATCAATCATCCCAGAACATCTGCACTTGACTCATCCTGCGTTACAACAAGTGACAAAACGGAGCTGGAAGATGTCAAAGGAAGCTGGGAGAAGTTACGCTGCTTATTCAAACGGTTCtctaaaaacaaagcagtaaaATCTTCAGTAAAATACGTCAGGTTAAAACTCGAGCCTCTAATTAAAGTTAATCAGTCGGGTTGGATCGGACTCAGACTTAATGGACTCGGTCCGGGTGgggttggatttttttaggTCCGATCTAAACTTTAGTGCAGATTTCTTGTCTAGATGTGAAGCAGGAGTAAGTCGAAAGGCTTCAGACCACAGCAGATGAAGCCGATTAATTTTAGCGTTCTGTCAGTGGTTTTTATCACTGTGGAGAAAAAGTTTGATAAGTTAATCTGCTTCATTAATGTGTGATGATCTGGATTGTTTGTTCAACTTTGAATATTAATTAACctacataaaaactaaatgtgacAGATGTTAATGTCATTTAAAGATTGACGGATAAAAATAGAATATGACGGAATATTTTTGACGCCATCAGTCAAAATGACGGACAATAAAGTCTAGAGCGACCTCTGCTTGGATCTTCTCCTAATTCCTggtttctgatgtttttagtttattttatccTGTGAGAGGAAACGCGCCGATGTTTCTCCTCCAGTCACAAGGCCTCAGCCTGAACTAAATCAGTTTTTGAGTCACATTTGCCACATGTGTTAAAGCTATTTCAGACTTCCCCGCCTGTTTTATTCCGTCCTTTAATAAGTTCATGACCCTGCTTCTTTTCACCATGTGGCATAAACACAGTCACTTTGCCTTTTGTATTCGTCACACACTTGTTTAacagctttgtcttattttaaacatctgtttAAAGTCGTTTATAGCTCAGcatgtttttagcagcagttGGTGGTTTTAACTTTTGTCCCACCTCTCTGACAGTTGATTGCCCATTGTTTAGAGATTATATGTCGCCTAATAAGTGACAGTTGTCAGTGATTCACTTGGAGGCCCAATTGAAACAAGCGGAGCTGGACAAACATGTTTAGGTAGTCACTCCCAGTGgagccatttttttgtttttgtgtgaaaaaatgcaGCCGTGTTTGTTCTCTGCAGCCTGAAGCGCTGCCCTTTGTTGAGTTTCAGCTTTCTGAGTCTGAAAATGTCCTCTGGGTTTTTCTGCTGCCGGTTGAGAAATACTTTGAGAAGCAGGTCAAAAACTGAAAGAGTTCtgtttcttaaacattttttagtctCCTTATAGTTTTATGTtctgtaaaaaactaaaacagtttaACAACAGATGTTTTGATGCAgactctgtttctttctttgtttctatctcttctttctttcaatctctttttttgtctatcTTTATCTTTCTTTTCGTTtatctctttttgtctttttttctttttcttttttctgtctctcgTGTTGTCtctttcttatttcttttatgtttctctgATGGAGGGCTCTGATTCTCTCCAGGATGTTAGCACTAGCGTAGCGTATTTCTTTTGTtggtatttacccagaatgtccTGAgctgtagtccgcttcctgcttttggaacgTTCTTTgatccgcttggcgttcacatacgCAAGCCAGAGTTCATTTCTAccaaacccagactgaggtCTTTAggtggatcagagttcagttttttGGTCCAGATGAACCGGACTGTCAAGTTCTTTTCTAATTTGTGCAGCTTCCCCACTTGAAAAGGGATGGATAAATCGATGCAGACTTTTGTCAACAGGTTTTACTCAAGGACCAagcagttttcttcatttttatcctccatttatttaatgtgtgtCAGGACATTTCATGACTGGTCCAGAAGCAggtaaaaacctttaaacaaacccaaaagaagaaaaataaataattactaaCCTGCATGTAAGTTTACatgaattaatttcactcaaacTACAAAGCAAATGATGACAAACTATATAAACAATACTAAACAAATCACTGTGAATTAAACCCACAAagtaattaaagttaaaaaaacaagtaactaAACTTAAGTTCTCTAACTTTAAAGTGCATTTCACATTGACATTTACAATTacataatatttacatttatttaaatatacaaatatctACTTTTCAATAttagtcataaatatttattttataaatataaatagctTCAAAGTTGTTATTCTTCTTAATCTAATGCTAAATTGATTAACAGTTAAATTTAACACCCAACAACACAATAATCAGTTCGAtcataaaaatgaatcaatcaGCTCCAGACTTCTCCACCACAATCCACCGCTTCAGTTCAGACGTTCCGGTTAATAGATGTTAATTGGCCGGTAAAGCTGGAGGAACGTGAGTAACTTTGCAGTCCGATCTCACAATAATACAGCTTCTGTCTTACCGGCTGCCTCTCCGCCCGTCTACAGATTCGTCCAGATCTGCACAAATCGACCAGGATCTCTGATCAAAAGAAtcctcaaactccagtcctctaTGTTTGactttctcttccacttttttCTCTGGTCCGTCCCTCTTTTAGGTCCGTGTGGAACACAGTGAgcgcatgtcttttttttttttcttctgatttgacttcacatggactttctagacaaatctGACTTCTCAAGgaatttttgaatttaaacgAAGCTTAATCCAACAGATGGGTCCAGAATTAACGTCTTAAAGGGCAGAACTTGATGAGTTAATCTGTGCTCACCCAACCAGAGGATGAAGGTCTGACATCATCTTCCTCGCTCTGTGGGACTGGATCTGGTGTTAATTAGATCACCGCCCGTCCCATCATGGAAAGACATTAGCACACTTCCTCCCCGTCCATCAGTTGCCAGAATCACGATATGTTACAATCAGTGTTCCTGGCTGGTATTTATTTAGGTGTCTGTAGTGATGCACCTCCAGGCTCTGCAGCTTTTCAGCAGCGGTTCTGTAATGATCCCCATCGGTACCACGGCTCCACACAGCGGGCCTGTGGTCGGCCCGGCCGCCTCGAACCCGACATGCTGAGGAAGAAAAACGCGGCTTGGTATCCGTTAATTATCACGCGCCTGTGTTTGTTGTCTGTGGCGAGTTTGGAGATCTGAGACCCTGAGGcggtggcagcagcatgctgtGGGGGGGAACCACACCCAATCAAGGTTTAAATAGTTTTTGGGTTTGTTGTTATAGGATAGTTGGTACCACTTTACAATGATTCTATAGATgactaataaataatttgttatcCATTCATCTATAAAcactttataaatcattaataactgtttattatGCGCTAATTAAGGCTGAGAAGAAAACATAAGCATGTTTACAATGCttgagtgaaatatttttcacctATATATCTAGATAAGATATATAGGTGAACAGTAGATTTTGCCTCCTTTTCACTGttaattaatgcataataaacagttattaatgatttataaagtgTTTATATGTAAATTAATAACATATCAAGCACAGATAAAAAATATCTCTTAGGATCAGCGGATggtttaaaaaggaatttaattatttgtttcaatttatttctaaaacgGTAGAAAATAAGTTTTAGTGCTTAAATTAAAAACCTGCATAATGTGcccattttttaatttgattatcaAAATGATTGATTACTTAAATAATCTTGTAGACttgatacaaaaaaattactctACTTCTTTGAAACGAGTTAAAATGCTCTTTGTGATTAATTTATCTCTTTGTACCTTcaagatttttagtttttcttgctCTAAGGAAAGGcaggaaaatattaaattgtgaaattattgaatatggAGGATTAACtcacatttttctcactttttttcatCCTAACATTGCTTCCAGGACTGTAATGTTGCACACATTTAAACTGCGATGACATTTACGGCATTAAATATTAGCTCTACTGTAAAATGTGACACATTCATatagaaaacagacagaaaaccttTCTAAACGCCGGTTTCGTCCTGAGGCGTGCTAATGAACAAGGATACGTCTCATTAGCATGGATGAACTCCTGTGCTGCCCTGTCATGCGGCTTTGCAGTTACCCACTTGCTTGTCGTTGCATTTCTGAacaaaggccagatttgtgcaaatgccacactttttcccCTCCTAgtgaaggcaaaaaaaaaaatcccattatTTCCAGTTGAGAAAGCAGAAGGGTTAAACAAATAGGAGCCTGGAATGGCCTTTTGTTATTCTTCAGGAGGCTATTTCTTCTGTTCAAATTTCAAAGAATAATGTTTATccttttaaaagataaatggcGCCTCTcagttgtgtcaaaaaaaagttgaagtgATTTAACCTTTTGGATTATTCAGCTCAAATTAGGCTTTTCATTTGTGTCTATTAAGGAGTAGGGGAAGCGTATTATTCCATTTATTGTGTTGTTTGGTCGCATAAAGACTTGTACCACATTCTTATTTTGTCTGCACGTCTCCCTGAATTATGTGTGATCAACTGAAAGGatttgttgttggagctgcacTGCGTTAATCCCGCGCCTTTTCTGTAAATTCTGTCACTGAATTTGCTGAGCTTAAGCTTCTCGCTCTCCGACTGCAGCTGGTTCTCCTTGGAGTCCAAGccggggaagaagaagaaggaccGGGGTCGGATCGAGGTCAGCATCCAGTTCATGAGGAACAACATGACGGCCAGCATGTTCGACCTCTCCATGAAGGAGAAGCCGCGCTCGCCCTTCTCCAAGCTGAAGAACAAGGTGAAAGGTCGCAAAAACAACGGCGGGGGCAGCTACGGCGACACGTCTTCGGCCATCTTGCCCCGCTCTGTCGTTTGCGACTTGGAGCCGAGCGGCCGGCCGGCGGCAGAAACGAAGCCGAAGACGAAGCGGCCGCTGCTGTCCGGGGGCCAGAAGCTGTCAGCGGCCCACTCCATGTCCGACCTCATCGGGAACCACTTCCGACCCAAACTGGACTCCATGAACTCCATCGAAGAGAGCGGTGAGCAGCCTGGGGTCAACAATTAGCACTACAGAGCATAAATGCTGACATATCTGGAAAAATGCTGCTGGGGAAGATTAAATTTACATCATGTTAACACTACATTACATTGGTGTTTAGGAAACAACCAATCCTGAAGCACCATTCATTTTGCTgcgtgctgattggctgaaatgAGACTATAAATGTTTGCTTCTGCGGTAAAGCCAAGATGGCTTCCTCAGTGCGTATTAATGCACAATGAGGCACAcaatagatagacagacagacagactgaaagaatacactttattgatccctaAGAGGAAATTGCTTCTTAGTTGACAAGCTACTCTATCCAAGatgttaattattaataatacataTATAGCCTTTCATTATAAATTCAAATATAGTGTGATGTAAATTACTTGCATCCCACTATAATTCAGTGTGATGTAAGTAATTTAACTAcgactgaatataaataaaatctaccaAGCATCTATAAACGAATCCAGAACAATTAGATTTGGTATTCAGAGTTGGGCATTGTAAAGTCTGATGGCTTTTGAACTATTAAATATGCaggtatttgtgtttttagagggTCTCTGTGGTCtctaataattcattttatttaattagtgGCAATTCACAACAGATTTCATCCTTATGTACTTCTTTTGCAAAGTGTTTATATAAAAGTTCTTATTCGCTAATTTCAGTTAAGTAATTACAgaaattttaatgtgttaaacattttaacacaataaatcacttttttttttttttacttcatacaAAGCTTCATAGCAGGAAcctttgtattgtgtttcttgtacgcctgtaaatctgacgcacgACAAACATCCGCTAACACGGTGCCTTCATTTCTAAaggaggatttatttttaacaggtTTCATGAAAACTTAATGAATATAATAgcattttgcaacaaaatgaaaacaataaatatttttgttgttgcgcTCATacgtttatttattcattaatttagcaacaaaaaggtttttttgtttaatgggaaatgttacatatttttgattaaactaTGATTAATTTCAagccctttaaaaaaatgtaatcaagtaCCACCActagtatatattttttctgcataTACTGTGACAAATCTATTGCAAAATTCaagaacagcagagaaaaaatgGCAAATTTGTTACTGAAGGCCTATAAAGAAAAAGTTACTGTAACCTTGTAGCCTAAATATGGACTCACTAACATTTTGAGGCACCTTTTGAGTCACACCTGCTGTCCAGTGCACAGGTGGCCATTTTAGTTACAGTTTCCATTAAATCTTTAGATATATTTCCTCCAGTATCAATAACTGGAGAAAATCTAGAACAAGAAACTCAACATTTATCCAAAACTACTGAGAAACAGGTTGGAGGCTGGGAAAAGTAAGCATGAAGGCCTTTGGCTTCGGGGTCCAACATCTGGACCGGGCTGAAAAAGTCTCCCACAACCTTTTAGGAGGACGTGTTCCAGTCTAACGAAACCAAACTGGAACTTTTTGGGCCACCTTTTCACAGCACACCTTGGgcacaaaaacagagagaacgGCACGTCCTGAGTGAAAGATGCCTCATCTGgaacaaacattcaaacatgGAGGACTCCCTGAGACGAATGTAGAGCTTTGTAACGGCATTGGCTGATTGGAAAGGAGATTTCCTCACAATCGGGTCGCTTTGGAGAACGTTTGCAGGCAAAATATGGGAAACTA containing:
- the rab11fip2 gene encoding rab11 family-interacting protein 2 isoform X2 translates to MSLAEQSQKWFPTHVQATVLQASSLQPKGKNGTNDAYTIIQLGKEKYSTSVAEKTADPVWREEASFELPGLLLEGNPEVYVLSLTVMHRSLVGMDKFLGQKTINLNEMFDNKQRKKTDWFSLESKPGKKKKDRGRIEVSIQFMRNNMTASMFDLSMKEKPRSPFSKLKNKVKGRKNNGGGSYGDTSSAILPRSVVCDLEPSGRPAAETKPKTKRPLLSGGQKLSAAHSMSDLIGNHFRPKLDSMNSIEESGGPHRRSQSEVPGYQDGEAHSDPFTDISDTLPQKYATLPRNRNPFEGERGQQPWERAERREKKEKVSLLERVTGKKEGRRAGNGGRSGSSGDLRSPNPFSADATADTNPFSFSYKTSDNKQTGNEDGLFGQKKKKDIFGKKNVAPPDTAANYSNLTFDEVVQELIKQKEVVRKKDAHIRELEDYIDNLLVRVMEETPSILRTPYEPKKKAGKLSKKKS
- the rab11fip2 gene encoding rab11 family-interacting protein 2 isoform X1, with translation MSLAEQSQKWFPTHVQATVLQASSLQPKGKNGTNDAYTIIQLGKEKYSTSVAEKTADPVWREEASFELPGLLLEGNPEVYVLSLTVMHRSLVGMDKFLGQKTINLNEMFDNKQRKKTDWFSLESKPGKKKKDRGRIEVSIQFMRNNMTASMFDLSMKEKPRSPFSKLKNKVKGRKNNGGGSYGDTSSAILPRSVVCDLEPSGRPAAETKPKTKRPLLSGGQKLSAAHSMSDLIGNHFRPKLDSMNSIEESGSTGGPHRRSQSEVPGYQDGEAHSDPFTDISDTLPQKYATLPRNRNPFEGERGQQPWERAERREKKEKVSLLERVTGKKEGRRAGNGGRSGSSGDLRSPNPFSADATADTNPFSFSYKTSDNKQTGNEDGLFGQKKKKDIFGKKNVAPPDTAANYSNLTFDEVVQELIKQKEVVRKKDAHIRELEDYIDNLLVRVMEETPSILRTPYEPKKKAGKLSKKKS